A part of bacterium genomic DNA contains:
- a CDS encoding DUF6754 domain-containing protein encodes MKKLTGIFIALSLAAAATAAAPEEPSLPVTARDAPNDAGGAVEIFWLASPLEKEEGFKGYEVQRRAEGEEVFATIAEIPPGEVVHQDQEAEDGVPYEYRVRVLTSEGAPVVLGVSKATASGQWFNTARTNALVGVVFTSFVIIFFIFRARGGAELFVRKIAGLDAVDDAIGRATEMGKPILFVSGLADASEISTIAAMTILGKVARKTAEYETPLIVPCYDPIVMMVEKEIVRQAYTEMGKPDAFDEDSVFFVTQSQFGYVAAVDGIMLREKPATNFYMGAFFAESLILAETGAETGAIQIAGTDRVTQLPFFITACDYTLMGEELYAATAYLGRDPLFLGSLKGQDWAKAVIMAALVVGTVLLIISTDLGLWFAKLFETSAS; translated from the coding sequence ATGAAAAAACTCACGGGCATTTTTATCGCGCTTTCCCTGGCCGCGGCGGCCACGGCGGCCGCGCCGGAGGAGCCGAGCCTTCCCGTCACCGCGCGCGACGCCCCCAACGACGCCGGCGGCGCCGTCGAAATATTCTGGTTGGCGTCGCCGCTGGAAAAAGAAGAGGGCTTCAAGGGGTACGAAGTCCAACGGCGCGCCGAGGGCGAGGAAGTGTTCGCCACCATAGCCGAAATCCCACCGGGCGAGGTCGTCCACCAGGACCAGGAGGCGGAAGACGGCGTGCCGTACGAATACCGCGTACGCGTCCTCACGAGTGAAGGCGCGCCCGTGGTCCTGGGGGTATCGAAGGCTACGGCCTCCGGCCAGTGGTTTAACACGGCCCGGACCAACGCCCTCGTCGGCGTCGTCTTCACCAGCTTCGTCATAATTTTCTTTATATTCCGCGCCAGGGGCGGCGCCGAGCTCTTCGTCCGTAAGATAGCCGGTTTGGACGCGGTGGACGATGCCATAGGCCGGGCGACGGAGATGGGTAAACCCATCCTCTTCGTCTCGGGCCTCGCCGACGCCTCCGAAATATCCACTATCGCGGCGATGACGATCCTGGGGAAGGTGGCGCGGAAGACGGCCGAATACGAGACGCCTCTCATCGTCCCCTGCTACGACCCCATCGTCATGATGGTCGAGAAGGAGATAGTGCGCCAGGCGTACACCGAGATGGGCAAACCGGACGCCTTCGACGAGGATTCGGTCTTCTTCGTCACGCAATCGCAGTTCGGGTACGTGGCCGCGGTGGACGGCATCATGCTCCGCGAAAAGCCGGCGACCAACTTCTACATGGGCGCGTTCTTCGCCGAGTCGCTCATCCTCGCGGAAACCGGCGCCGAGACCGGCGCGATTCAAATCGCCGGGACGGACCGCGTTACCCAGCTGCCGTTCTTCATCACGGCCTGCGACTATACGCTGATGGGCGAGGAGCTGTACGCCGCGACGGCCTACCTCGGCCGGGACCCGCTGTTCCTGGGAAGCCTCAAGGGGCAGGATTGGGCCAAGGCCGTAATAATGGCGGCCCTGGTCGTCGGCACGGTTTTATTAATTATTTCAACCGACCTCGGCTTGTGGTTCGCGAAACTGTTCGAGACCTCGGCAAGTTAG